The following proteins are co-located in the Terriglobales bacterium genome:
- a CDS encoding CDP-alcohol phosphatidyltransferase family protein: MFAQLRSYPNLLTLLRLGFVPFVVNAIMDGHYGIALTLFVLAGISDGLDGLLARSLGQRTKLGEYLDPIADKLLISTLFLVLSAMHRIPWRVTVVVFGRDIIILIVCTLVYVTTSLRDFRPSLLGKANTVAQIVTLGATLLVEVVPWFWIAAVKKAGIWTVFSLTIVSALHYVYLLGVRLHATIERSTARPA; the protein is encoded by the coding sequence TTGTTCGCCCAACTCCGCAGCTATCCCAACCTGCTTACGCTTCTTCGACTCGGATTCGTTCCGTTCGTGGTCAACGCGATCATGGACGGCCACTACGGCATCGCGCTCACGCTCTTTGTCCTCGCCGGCATCAGCGATGGTCTCGATGGCCTGCTCGCGCGTTCGCTCGGGCAGCGTACCAAGCTCGGCGAATATCTCGATCCCATTGCCGACAAGCTGCTTATCAGCACGCTGTTTCTAGTTCTCTCGGCGATGCACCGCATTCCCTGGCGCGTGACGGTCGTCGTCTTCGGGCGCGACATCATCATCCTGATCGTCTGCACGCTTGTCTATGTGACCACGTCGCTTCGCGACTTCCGCCCCAGCCTGCTCGGCAAGGCGAACACCGTCGCTCAGATCGTAACGTTGGGAGCGACGCTGCTGGTCGAGGTAGTGCCCTGGTTCTGGATCGCGGCGGTGAAAAAAGCAGGAATCTGGACGGTCTTTTCTCTGACCATCGTGTCAGCGCTGCATTACGTGTATCTGCTTGGGGTCCGATTGCATGCGACCATCGAGCGATCAACGGCGAGACCTGCCTGA
- a CDS encoding adenylosuccinate synthase yields the protein MSLKKGNTAVVVGAQWGDEGKGKIVDVLSENFSVVARYAGGHNAGHTVIIGGKKFVLQLIPCGVLREGCRSVIGNGVVLDPIAFLKEVDGLKQNGLDVTGRLFVSNRAHVILPYHRMIELAAENAPGRVKIGTTSRGIGPAYEDKMKRGGLRVIDLLDSSLLRTHIENACREKNTIAHALFNTDPLDPDKIYDEYSRAAERVAPFVTDTALLLNDAIAAGESVMFEGAQGTMLDIDHGTYPFVTSSSATSGGAVTGTGVAPNAIRSVIGVTKAYCTRVGEGPFPTEIKDEIGDTLRARGNEYGAVTGRPRRCGWVDLPLLRYATSINGIDWMVVTKLDVLDTLDEIPVCVSYKFGGKKHEKRIPASAGTFEKVECIYEKIAGWKKPTVGIREFAKLPQKAQSYMKYLEEKTGARIGMISTGPDRDQTIMMDEFAAVLQMHEKSALRA from the coding sequence ATCTCGTTGAAAAAAGGCAATACAGCCGTCGTGGTCGGTGCTCAGTGGGGAGACGAGGGCAAAGGCAAGATCGTTGACGTGCTCTCGGAGAACTTCAGCGTCGTCGCCCGCTATGCCGGCGGACACAATGCCGGACACACCGTCATCATCGGCGGAAAGAAATTCGTGCTGCAGCTTATTCCCTGCGGCGTGCTGCGTGAAGGATGCCGCAGTGTGATCGGCAATGGCGTCGTGCTCGATCCTATTGCGTTCCTGAAGGAAGTCGATGGTCTTAAGCAAAATGGGCTCGATGTTACCGGACGGCTGTTTGTTTCAAATCGGGCACACGTGATTCTGCCGTATCACCGCATGATCGAACTTGCTGCCGAGAACGCTCCCGGACGAGTAAAAATCGGCACTACGTCGCGCGGCATTGGCCCCGCGTACGAAGACAAGATGAAGCGTGGTGGTCTGCGCGTGATCGACTTGCTGGATTCCTCGCTGCTGCGCACGCACATCGAAAACGCCTGCCGCGAAAAAAACACGATTGCACATGCATTGTTCAACACCGATCCACTGGATCCGGACAAGATTTACGACGAGTACTCAAGGGCAGCCGAGCGGGTTGCGCCGTTTGTGACGGACACTGCGCTATTGCTGAACGATGCCATTGCTGCAGGCGAGTCGGTGATGTTCGAAGGCGCGCAAGGCACGATGCTCGACATCGATCACGGCACGTATCCATTCGTGACTTCATCAAGCGCAACTTCCGGCGGTGCTGTTACCGGAACTGGAGTTGCGCCCAACGCGATTCGATCGGTGATCGGAGTAACTAAAGCTTATTGCACCCGTGTGGGTGAAGGTCCATTTCCAACCGAGATCAAAGACGAGATCGGCGACACCTTGCGGGCGCGTGGAAACGAATACGGTGCGGTCACTGGTCGGCCTCGTCGCTGCGGCTGGGTTGATCTTCCTTTGCTTCGGTATGCCACCTCGATTAATGGCATCGATTGGATGGTCGTCACCAAACTCGACGTGCTCGACACACTGGATGAGATTCCAGTGTGCGTCAGCTACAAATTCGGCGGCAAGAAGCACGAGAAGCGCATCCCCGCTTCGGCGGGAACCTTCGAGAAGGTCGAGTGCATTTACGAGAAGATAGCTGGCTGGAAAAAGCCGACTGTCGGCATTCGCGAATTCGCGAAGCTTCCGCAAAAGGCGCAGAGCTATATGAAGTACCTGGAGGAGAAGACCGGTGCCCGCATCGGCATGATTTCGACGGGTCCGGATCGGGACCAAACGATCATGATGGACGAGTTTGCTGCCGTGCTTCAGATGCATGAGAAATCGGCGCTGCGGGCGTAA
- a CDS encoding biotin--[acetyl-CoA-carboxylase] ligase codes for MSIPARDYDLDELESALSRSLFSGKLHFIPETGSTNTLAMHAGAAGLEEGHVFFTDQQTAGRGRGGHSWQSEPGSATLISVLLRPRIETAQALWLSLMAGVAVHDAILGSCGIQCDLRWPNDLLIGRKKVCGILTEISSEGEQLRFAVIGIGVNVNQPSFPPEIAEIATSIQIETGKIWSRSDSLIALLRCLELEYKKTLAPEGRGALVARVESVSSYARGKRVHVDEGGGYDGVTDGLDAHGFLRVRTQTGARTVLSGGVRELNG; via the coding sequence GTGAGCATCCCAGCGCGCGATTACGATCTTGATGAGCTCGAATCCGCTCTCAGCAGATCGCTTTTCTCCGGCAAGCTCCACTTTATTCCCGAAACGGGATCAACCAATACATTGGCGATGCATGCCGGCGCTGCCGGTCTCGAAGAAGGACACGTCTTCTTCACCGACCAGCAGACCGCCGGGCGAGGCCGAGGCGGACATTCGTGGCAGTCGGAGCCGGGCTCAGCGACTCTGATATCAGTGCTTCTGCGTCCCCGCATTGAAACTGCGCAGGCGCTTTGGCTATCGCTGATGGCGGGTGTGGCTGTTCACGATGCGATTCTTGGGAGTTGTGGAATTCAATGTGACCTGCGTTGGCCTAACGATCTACTGATCGGGCGCAAGAAGGTTTGCGGGATTCTCACGGAAATTTCGTCCGAGGGTGAGCAGCTCCGATTTGCCGTGATCGGAATCGGGGTGAACGTCAATCAGCCGTCGTTTCCTCCTGAGATCGCGGAGATTGCCACATCCATTCAGATCGAAACGGGGAAGATCTGGTCGCGTAGCGACTCACTCATTGCATTGCTCCGATGCCTCGAACTCGAATACAAGAAAACCTTAGCTCCCGAAGGTCGAGGGGCCCTGGTTGCGCGAGTTGAATCTGTCTCAAGCTACGCCCGCGGCAAGCGTGTGCATGTTGATGAAGGTGGCGGATACGATGGCGTGACAGATGGTCTTGATGCCCATGGCTTCCTGCGGGTGCGCACACAGACCGGCGCCAGAACCGTGCTTTCTGGCGGCGTACGGGAGTTGAACGGATGA
- a CDS encoding GNAT family N-acetyltransferase: MVSEDGSFEVSNNERTHRFEVESGEQTAFLSYRHVGGSLTLDHTEVPPELEGRGIASKLTRTALEFARERGLEVVPICPYVSKYLKKHSEYLDLLSDDNRRHVLNSET; the protein is encoded by the coding sequence ATGGTCAGCGAAGACGGCAGTTTTGAAGTCAGCAACAACGAACGCACGCACCGCTTCGAGGTGGAGTCGGGCGAGCAGACAGCGTTCCTGAGCTATCGTCACGTGGGCGGGAGTCTGACGCTCGATCACACCGAAGTCCCGCCTGAACTGGAAGGCCGTGGCATCGCCTCAAAGCTCACCCGCACAGCGCTGGAATTCGCCCGCGAACGGGGGCTGGAAGTTGTGCCGATCTGCCCTTACGTGAGCAAGTATCTGAAGAAGCACTCGGAATACCTGGACCTGCTCAGCGACGACAATCGTCGCCATGTGCTGAATTCCGAGACGTAG
- a CDS encoding lysophospholipid acyltransferase family protein — translation MKQRIALWLITSLGYLAIRLIGPTLRPTFTFEPGTENEPRTHPAIYCFWHRCVFACGYLFRGHGIRVLTSRSYDGEYIARIIERLGFRAVRGSSSRGAVQSLRELQRELEQGEFVAFTIDGPRGPRYIAKPGPIHLARVTGAPIFCFYVAVERAWILNSWDAFIIPKPFSRVHCYVRSPISVAAEADHDESLARMQAELEEARNRAEASFDRSERS, via the coding sequence TTGAAGCAAAGGATTGCGCTCTGGCTGATCACTTCGCTTGGCTATCTGGCCATCCGACTCATCGGGCCGACCCTGCGTCCCACGTTCACCTTCGAGCCGGGCACCGAGAATGAGCCGCGGACACATCCGGCAATCTATTGCTTCTGGCATCGATGTGTATTCGCATGCGGATATCTGTTTCGCGGACACGGCATCCGCGTGCTCACGAGCCGCAGCTATGACGGGGAATACATTGCCCGCATCATCGAGCGGCTAGGCTTTCGCGCCGTGAGGGGATCGAGTTCGCGCGGGGCCGTACAGTCATTGCGCGAGCTTCAGCGCGAATTGGAGCAAGGCGAGTTCGTCGCGTTCACTATCGACGGTCCGCGCGGCCCTCGTTATATTGCTAAACCCGGACCGATCCACCTGGCGCGAGTGACTGGCGCACCTATCTTCTGCTTTTATGTGGCCGTGGAACGCGCCTGGATCCTAAACAGTTGGGACGCGTTCATAATTCCCAAGCCGTTCTCGCGAGTTCACTGTTACGTTCGAAGTCCGATTTCAGTAGCGGCGGAGGCTGATCACGATGAGTCATTAGCCAGAATGCAAGCGGAATTGGAGGAGGCGCGGAACAGAGCGGAAGCCTCTTTCGACCGCTCGGAACGGAGCTGA